A window of Pirellula sp. SH-Sr6A contains these coding sequences:
- the aspS gene encoding aspartate--tRNA ligase, with amino-acid sequence MSIPLVADKLLPNQDLACSQPSVEPFKAETFMHPYRTHHCSQLAVSDVDSLVRLSGWVYRVRDHGNVLFIDLRDHYGVTQVVVDKDSSAFSIIQSVKLESVIRVDGKVLARSGDRINPNLPTGEIEVRATSIEIMSEAAELPLPIAGNAEYPEEIRLRNRFLDLRREKLHANIVLRSQVIASLRRRMIDQGFTEFQTPILTASSPEGARDFLVPSRLHHGKFYALPQAPQMFKQLLMVAGFDRYFQIAPCFRDEDARADRSPGEFYQLDFEMSFVTQEDVFQAIEPVLHGVFEEFSNGKSVTPPPFPRISYKEAMLKYGSDKPDLRNPIEIADVTEIFRGGGFGVFANAIEQGSVVRAVPAPGAGVRARSFFDGTNQWAKDEGYAGLGYINFKGGEPGGGVAKNLGPERVAQLVSQMGLGPDDGVFFACAKPNVAAKLAGAARTRVGTELGLIEKDTFKFCWIVDFPMFEWDEVEQKVIFSHNPFSMPQGEMEALQTMDPLDILAYQYDIVCNGIELSSGAIRNHKPEIMYKAFEIAGYDQSVVDEQFRGMINAFKYGAPPHGGSAPGVDRIVMLLADEPNIREVILFPMNQKAEDLMMGAPSEVTPKQLKELGIRFIGDTKPQTPN; translated from the coding sequence TTGAGTATCCCCTTGGTAGCCGATAAGTTGCTGCCAAACCAAGATTTAGCTTGCTCCCAGCCCTCCGTGGAGCCTTTCAAGGCGGAAACGTTTATGCACCCCTACCGAACCCATCATTGCTCCCAACTCGCCGTCTCCGACGTCGATTCTCTTGTGCGACTTTCCGGCTGGGTCTATCGGGTTCGCGACCACGGAAACGTTCTCTTTATCGATCTCCGCGACCATTACGGGGTAACCCAAGTCGTCGTGGACAAGGACAGCAGTGCGTTTTCGATCATCCAGTCGGTGAAGCTGGAGTCGGTCATTCGCGTCGATGGAAAAGTCCTGGCCCGGAGCGGCGACCGAATCAACCCCAACCTCCCCACTGGCGAAATCGAGGTTCGGGCTACTTCGATTGAGATCATGTCCGAAGCTGCCGAGCTTCCTCTCCCGATCGCGGGCAACGCGGAATATCCTGAAGAAATCCGCTTGCGCAATCGCTTCCTGGACCTTCGACGGGAAAAACTGCACGCCAATATCGTGCTCCGCTCCCAAGTCATCGCGAGCCTGCGACGCCGGATGATCGACCAAGGATTCACCGAATTCCAAACGCCGATCCTGACCGCATCGAGCCCCGAGGGAGCCCGGGACTTTCTCGTACCTTCCCGTTTGCATCACGGGAAGTTCTATGCGTTGCCGCAGGCCCCACAGATGTTCAAACAGCTATTGATGGTGGCTGGGTTCGATCGCTATTTCCAAATCGCTCCCTGTTTTCGAGACGAGGACGCGAGAGCAGACCGCTCTCCCGGTGAGTTTTACCAACTCGACTTCGAGATGAGTTTCGTCACCCAAGAGGACGTGTTCCAAGCCATCGAGCCCGTTCTCCATGGTGTGTTCGAGGAATTCAGCAACGGAAAGAGCGTCACTCCGCCCCCGTTCCCTCGCATTTCCTACAAGGAAGCGATGCTTAAATACGGCAGCGACAAACCGGACCTGCGCAACCCGATTGAAATCGCCGATGTCACGGAGATCTTTCGGGGCGGTGGCTTTGGCGTCTTCGCCAATGCGATCGAGCAAGGCTCGGTGGTTCGCGCCGTTCCCGCGCCCGGCGCTGGGGTCCGTGCTCGAAGCTTCTTCGATGGCACGAATCAATGGGCCAAGGACGAGGGCTATGCAGGGCTCGGCTATATCAACTTCAAAGGCGGGGAGCCCGGAGGTGGGGTCGCGAAGAACTTGGGGCCTGAACGGGTCGCGCAACTCGTCTCCCAAATGGGCTTGGGCCCCGACGACGGCGTCTTCTTTGCTTGCGCCAAACCGAACGTCGCCGCCAAACTGGCGGGTGCAGCCCGAACGAGGGTCGGCACCGAACTTGGACTGATCGAAAAAGACACCTTCAAGTTCTGTTGGATCGTCGACTTCCCGATGTTCGAGTGGGATGAAGTCGAGCAGAAAGTCATTTTCAGCCACAACCCCTTCTCCATGCCGCAGGGCGAAATGGAAGCGCTCCAAACGATGGACCCGCTCGATATTCTCGCCTACCAGTACGACATCGTTTGCAATGGGATCGAGCTTTCCTCGGGAGCCATTCGGAATCACAAGCCCGAGATCATGTACAAAGCGTTTGAAATCGCAGGCTACGATCAAAGCGTTGTCGATGAACAATTCCGCGGAATGATCAATGCATTCAAATACGGTGCACCGCCTCACGGCGGATCGGCTCCCGGAGTCGACCGCATCGTCATGCTCCTGGCGGACGAACCGAATATTCGCGAAGTCATCTTGTTCCCCATGAACCAAAAAGCCGAGGACTTGATGATGGGAGCCCCATCGGAAGTCACTCCAAAGCAGCTCAAAGAACTCGGTATTCGCTTCATCGGCGACACCAAACCGCAAACTCCAAACTAG
- a CDS encoding aldehyde dehydrogenase family protein — MNVDASFLSKLSSIPHKAGSSPKESEFSRAYGAQLAWSQLPLKERLSRLKKVRSLLVHYRRELADAIQTPTRQGYRETVAAELLPLADAARWVCRRARKILKTRYASRWVTPFWLGGLHSTVERVPHGLVLIIGAGNYPLLLTGVQTLQALAAGNGVVIKPAPGAERVTELWVKILEESGVPEGLILVLDSSIAAAEHAMEIGVDKVVMTGSSASGRTVLGRLANSLTPATMELSGCDAVYVLPGADMHRVCDLLLFGLRLNGGATCMAPRRVFITRKASEVFHRLLAQRLAQENQRDWSSPIPTSVYRRVWDGVENAVAQGAKVFESHGRHPLPDLRTLERNDSSESGNTKTVAMGHLVLTDMTPAMDMCSWDIFAPVLMIIPVDDWADALQADSQCPYALSASIFGPLEDALRITKYITAGCITINDLIVPTADPQLPFGGRGESGFGVTRGDEGLLSMTVPKVVSVRKGAWLPHAQPPTPADESVLDGLLQCVHSSTWLARWNGVRQIVQAILAMRNKQ; from the coding sequence ATGAATGTCGATGCGTCCTTTTTGTCCAAGCTTTCAAGCATTCCCCACAAAGCCGGAAGCTCCCCGAAAGAGAGCGAGTTCTCGCGCGCCTACGGAGCTCAGCTGGCATGGAGTCAGCTGCCGCTCAAGGAGCGATTGAGCAGGCTCAAGAAAGTGCGAAGCCTGCTGGTGCATTACCGGCGGGAGTTGGCCGACGCGATTCAAACCCCAACGCGGCAAGGGTATCGAGAGACCGTTGCCGCGGAGTTGCTTCCCTTGGCCGATGCTGCGAGATGGGTCTGCAGACGAGCACGCAAGATTTTGAAGACGCGCTATGCGAGCCGCTGGGTAACCCCGTTTTGGCTGGGAGGTCTCCATTCCACGGTGGAGCGAGTTCCCCATGGCTTGGTCTTGATCATCGGGGCGGGCAATTATCCGTTGCTGTTGACTGGCGTACAAACTTTGCAGGCGTTGGCGGCCGGAAACGGTGTCGTGATCAAGCCGGCTCCCGGCGCGGAAAGGGTCACCGAGTTGTGGGTGAAGATCCTGGAAGAATCAGGGGTCCCCGAGGGCTTGATCTTGGTGTTGGATAGCAGCATCGCGGCCGCCGAGCATGCGATGGAAATTGGTGTCGATAAAGTCGTGATGACAGGTAGCAGCGCATCAGGCCGCACGGTCCTCGGACGGCTGGCGAACTCGTTGACTCCTGCCACCATGGAATTGAGTGGCTGCGATGCGGTCTACGTACTGCCGGGGGCCGATATGCATCGCGTTTGCGATTTGCTCTTGTTCGGATTGCGGCTCAACGGTGGCGCGACTTGCATGGCCCCGCGAAGGGTCTTTATCACCCGAAAAGCGTCTGAGGTGTTCCATCGATTGCTAGCCCAGCGACTTGCGCAAGAGAATCAAAGGGATTGGAGCTCCCCTATTCCAACATCCGTTTATCGCCGAGTCTGGGATGGCGTCGAAAACGCGGTAGCCCAGGGTGCCAAGGTATTCGAAAGCCATGGACGACATCCACTTCCCGATCTGCGGACCTTGGAGCGGAACGATTCGAGCGAGTCGGGTAATACCAAGACAGTGGCGATGGGGCACCTGGTTCTCACCGATATGACTCCCGCCATGGACATGTGCTCGTGGGACATTTTCGCGCCGGTGTTGATGATCATTCCGGTGGACGATTGGGCGGATGCTTTGCAAGCAGACTCGCAATGCCCGTATGCACTTTCGGCAAGCATCTTCGGTCCCTTGGAAGACGCATTGCGGATCACCAAATACATCACCGCCGGTTGCATCACGATCAACGACTTGATCGTCCCAACGGCGGATCCGCAACTCCCATTCGGCGGCCGTGGCGAAAGCGGATTTGGTGTGACGCGAGGGGATGAAGGGCTTCTCTCGATGACCGTTCCCAAGGTCGTTTCGGTTCGCAAAGGGGCTTGGCTACCCCACGCTCAGCCCCCGACACCGGCCGACGAATCCGTCCTAGACGGATTGCTACAATGCGTCCACTCGAGCACTTGGCTGGCTCGTTGGAATGGCGTTCGGCAGATTGTTCAAGCTATTTTGGCGATGCGAAACAAGCAATAA
- a CDS encoding Gfo/Idh/MocA family protein has protein sequence MSQPQESQSTESRRGFLQAGGVVAAGAVAVNSLPISRAAHTFSSDEIKIGLVGCGGRGTGAALQALDTASDSNRLKLTAVADPFKFRIDGSLSAIQKKHAALVDLKDRTFVGVDAFKKVLESDVDMVILATPPGFRPMHFEAAIKAGKHVFMEKPVAVDAPGVRRVLEANKMAKEKKLAVGVGLQRRHESGYQATIQKLRDGAIGDIILTRAYWNMGDLWVRNREPQQSELEYQINNWYHFNWLSGDHICEQHIHNLDVINWLMDGYPVEAQGQGGRQVRTGKQYGQIYDHHFVEFTYENGTKLLSQCRQISGCWNEVKEYAHGSKGWCEINAGKIYDRDNKVIWTAPANEQGHAKEHVDLFASIRKGEIPNEGDYGAYSTMTSIMGRMATYTGKKLSWKDCLNSKVSLANTDAMDDFSDEAPLKPDDDGRYWVPQPGQDPELIV, from the coding sequence ATGAGTCAGCCACAAGAATCTCAGTCGACTGAATCCCGCCGCGGTTTCCTCCAGGCCGGAGGAGTCGTTGCAGCAGGTGCCGTCGCAGTGAACAGTTTGCCCATCAGCCGAGCCGCTCACACCTTCAGCAGCGATGAAATCAAAATCGGATTGGTCGGTTGCGGTGGACGAGGAACGGGTGCGGCCCTCCAAGCTCTCGACACGGCAAGCGACTCGAACCGTTTGAAACTGACCGCGGTTGCTGACCCCTTCAAATTCCGAATCGACGGGTCCTTGAGCGCGATCCAAAAGAAGCACGCCGCCCTGGTCGATTTGAAAGATCGCACCTTCGTCGGTGTCGACGCTTTCAAAAAGGTGCTTGAAAGCGATGTCGATATGGTGATCCTGGCAACCCCGCCTGGCTTCCGACCCATGCACTTCGAAGCCGCGATCAAGGCTGGCAAGCATGTGTTCATGGAAAAGCCGGTCGCGGTGGATGCTCCCGGCGTCCGACGCGTCCTCGAGGCCAACAAGATGGCCAAAGAAAAGAAGTTGGCAGTCGGCGTCGGATTGCAACGCCGGCATGAATCGGGCTACCAAGCGACGATTCAAAAGCTGCGCGACGGTGCTATCGGAGACATCATCCTGACCCGCGCCTACTGGAATATGGGAGACCTCTGGGTCCGAAACCGCGAACCACAGCAATCGGAACTCGAATACCAAATCAACAACTGGTACCACTTCAACTGGCTCAGCGGAGATCACATCTGCGAACAACACATCCACAACTTGGACGTGATCAACTGGCTGATGGATGGTTATCCCGTCGAAGCACAGGGGCAAGGAGGACGCCAGGTTCGGACCGGCAAGCAATACGGTCAAATCTATGACCACCACTTCGTCGAATTCACCTACGAGAATGGTACCAAGCTACTCTCCCAATGCCGTCAAATCTCCGGCTGCTGGAACGAAGTCAAAGAGTACGCGCACGGCAGCAAGGGCTGGTGCGAAATCAATGCAGGGAAAATCTACGATCGCGATAATAAGGTGATCTGGACCGCACCCGCGAACGAGCAAGGCCACGCGAAGGAGCACGTCGATCTCTTCGCTTCGATCCGAAAGGGCGAAATCCCCAATGAAGGTGACTACGGTGCCTACAGCACCATGACCTCGATCATGGGACGGATGGCGACCTACACCGGTAAGAAGCTCAGCTGGAAAGATTGCCTCAACAGCAAAGTCTCCCTCGCTAACACCGACGCCATGGATGACTTCTCCGACGAAGCACCTCTCAAGCCAGATGATGACGGACGTTACTGGGTTCCACAGCCTGGCCAAGACCCCGAACTCATCGTCTAG
- a CDS encoding DUF1559 domain-containing protein, whose product MRRYRFPQHRGFTLVELLVVIAIIGILVGLLLPAVQAAREAARRMQCSNNLKQLGLAVHNFESARKEVPTSLRPPSNVASSGEQSRVSVLTDLLPFLEQNAIYDRYNKAINWNQGTNIALSQTRIPAFVCPSNPDGGALDTAPPGSTAAFIPGIASSTDYSPIFGIAPGVFTQTLGLSAPPELYRDPAEVFAGVNPPYTYVRGFFPKNATINPSTGLQTSKGYKFSNVSDGLSNTLAIAESAGRPFVYAKRKKLSGGNALNDTDASSSNTDRLNSGGWSRPASDLMLFGSTNDPRGVLGGTVSFNSTNGHNIRGLTYTPQGIAQTILGLPIATHGTGAPYSFHTGGAHFALGDGSVQFISEGVNLAVFISLATPAGGEIPGEF is encoded by the coding sequence ATGCGACGATATCGATTCCCTCAGCACCGCGGCTTCACGCTCGTCGAGCTGCTCGTAGTCATTGCTATCATTGGTATTTTAGTAGGCCTACTCTTGCCTGCCGTGCAAGCGGCCCGCGAAGCAGCTCGTCGGATGCAGTGCTCGAACAATCTCAAGCAGCTGGGTCTCGCGGTTCATAACTTTGAGAGCGCTCGCAAAGAAGTTCCGACCAGTCTTCGCCCACCTTCCAATGTTGCAAGCTCCGGAGAGCAAAGCCGGGTTTCGGTTCTCACGGATCTGCTACCCTTCTTGGAGCAGAACGCGATCTACGATCGCTACAACAAAGCCATCAACTGGAATCAAGGGACGAATATCGCATTGTCTCAAACGCGTATTCCTGCCTTCGTATGCCCATCCAATCCCGATGGTGGCGCGCTGGACACGGCCCCACCGGGGAGCACGGCGGCCTTCATCCCGGGCATTGCGTCGTCGACCGACTATTCCCCCATCTTTGGCATCGCCCCCGGCGTATTCACGCAAACACTCGGCTTGAGCGCCCCACCCGAACTCTATCGCGATCCGGCAGAAGTGTTCGCGGGCGTGAATCCTCCCTACACCTATGTACGTGGCTTCTTCCCAAAGAATGCGACCATCAACCCATCGACGGGACTTCAGACGAGCAAAGGTTACAAGTTCAGCAACGTCTCGGATGGTCTTTCGAATACGTTGGCCATCGCGGAGTCGGCGGGGCGCCCTTTTGTGTATGCGAAACGCAAGAAGTTATCGGGAGGTAATGCACTCAACGATACGGATGCGTCTTCATCCAACACCGATCGATTGAACTCGGGAGGATGGTCTCGGCCCGCAAGCGATCTCATGCTATTCGGTTCGACCAACGATCCGAGAGGTGTGTTGGGGGGGACGGTTTCCTTCAACTCGACGAACGGACATAACATCCGCGGTTTGACGTATACCCCGCAAGGCATCGCGCAGACCATTCTCGGGTTACCTATCGCCACCCACGGAACCGGTGCCCCTTATTCGTTCCACACCGGCGGAGCTCACTTTGCCCTTGGGGATGGATCGGTTCAGTTCATCAGCGAAGGGGTCAACCTCGCTGTCTTCATCTCCCTGGCAACACCCGCAGGTGGTGAAATCCCAGGTGAGTTTTGA
- a CDS encoding carboxypeptidase regulatory-like domain-containing protein, with the protein MPWEKTYPVSGVVQYKGKPVAGAELAFFPVDVSFPDDVRPKAKSDPSGTFDIWTYVQSDGIPAGKYRVTVVQHEVSVSKGTIVAKPNALPNKYATLDKTDLQIEIQPNDRGPIAIDLK; encoded by the coding sequence ATGCCATGGGAGAAAACCTATCCTGTGAGCGGGGTGGTTCAGTACAAAGGGAAACCTGTGGCGGGGGCTGAGCTGGCGTTCTTTCCCGTCGACGTTTCGTTTCCAGATGACGTCCGGCCGAAGGCCAAATCGGATCCATCTGGAACTTTTGATATCTGGACGTACGTTCAGTCAGATGGCATACCGGCGGGCAAGTATCGAGTGACCGTGGTGCAGCACGAAGTTTCGGTTTCCAAAGGCACTATCGTCGCGAAGCCGAATGCGCTGCCGAACAAGTACGCCACACTCGATAAAACAGATCTGCAGATCGAGATCCAGCCGAACGACCGCGGGCCGATTGCTATCGACTTGAAGTAG
- a CDS encoding S1C family serine protease: MREQSSRRKRNSLRAWFKAWVSKSVRDAAVVGCVAGLSGSAMAQQPVPAFPPRGSEQIPVSVRTGTDFLSNRSRDEQYEQIAQEVELLERHQSLLRRVVRLVAPTVVHIEAIKEEPSPERSNGKPRETKRIEEAGSGVIVALNNINVILTNRHVIHGAPLQNIRLETSEGGLLTPLRVLEDPSTDVAVIEIDRTLLPTAKIADSRQLEIGDFVFAVGSPFGLNHSVSYGIVSAKGRRNLELGSKAIVFQDFIQTDAAINPGNSGGPLMNMRGEVVGINTAIASNSGGNEGIGFAIPVNIAVSVAKQLVERGELQRAYLGVSVERAFNASNTAPGTPPPRGAFVKVIKPNSPAEQAGLRYGDIILEFDGTPVDNDEHLVQLVGLTGVNREVDIIYIRDSQQFKIHVSLAPLPLMN; encoded by the coding sequence ATGCGTGAACAATCCAGTCGCAGAAAACGCAATTCGCTTCGTGCCTGGTTCAAAGCTTGGGTTTCCAAGTCGGTGCGCGACGCTGCCGTTGTAGGTTGTGTTGCAGGTCTTTCCGGAAGTGCAATGGCGCAACAACCTGTTCCGGCATTTCCCCCGCGGGGTTCGGAGCAGATTCCCGTTTCCGTTCGAACCGGAACCGATTTCCTCTCTAACCGATCCCGCGATGAACAATACGAACAAATTGCCCAAGAGGTCGAGCTTCTCGAACGCCATCAATCATTGCTTCGACGCGTCGTTCGACTCGTCGCCCCAACCGTGGTTCACATTGAAGCCATCAAAGAGGAGCCATCCCCAGAGCGATCCAACGGAAAGCCTCGGGAAACAAAACGAATCGAAGAGGCGGGATCGGGCGTAATCGTTGCCCTCAACAACATCAACGTTATTCTTACCAATCGCCATGTGATCCATGGTGCCCCTCTGCAAAACATTCGCTTGGAAACGTCCGAGGGTGGATTGTTGACCCCCCTCCGCGTTCTCGAAGATCCTTCGACGGACGTCGCAGTGATCGAAATCGATCGAACCCTTCTCCCCACCGCCAAGATCGCCGATAGCCGGCAACTAGAGATCGGAGATTTTGTCTTCGCCGTCGGTAGCCCCTTTGGTTTGAACCATTCGGTCAGCTACGGAATCGTCAGCGCAAAAGGAAGACGCAATCTGGAGTTGGGCTCCAAAGCCATCGTCTTCCAAGACTTCATTCAAACCGATGCTGCAATCAATCCCGGCAATAGCGGTGGTCCGCTGATGAACATGCGTGGGGAAGTGGTCGGTATCAATACCGCGATTGCCAGCAACAGCGGAGGCAACGAAGGGATCGGCTTTGCTATCCCGGTCAATATCGCGGTGAGTGTCGCAAAACAACTGGTGGAGCGAGGTGAATTGCAACGCGCCTACCTCGGAGTGAGTGTCGAGAGAGCCTTTAACGCCTCCAACACCGCACCGGGAACTCCGCCCCCTCGCGGCGCCTTTGTGAAGGTGATCAAGCCGAACAGCCCTGCCGAGCAAGCCGGATTGCGGTATGGAGATATCATCCTCGAATTCGATGGAACCCCAGTCGACAACGATGAGCATCTCGTCCAGTTGGTCGGCCTGACCGGGGTCAATCGCGAAGTCGATATCATCTACATCCGCGATAGCCAGCAGTTCAAGATTCATGTCTCCCTGGCTCCCTTGCCGCTGATGAATTAG